One Angustibacter luteus genomic window carries:
- a CDS encoding ABC transporter ATP-binding protein: MGRDEPTADPLIEATGLRKQFGEFTAVDGIDVQVQRGEAFGFLGPNGAGKSSTMRMIGCVSPPSGGELRILGMDPRSDGARIRARLGVVPQQDSLDGELTVRDNLLIYGRYFGLSRAECRVRADELLEFANLTERADAMVEPLSGGMKRRLTIARALINRPEILLLDEPTTGLDPQARHVLWDRLFRLKRQGVTLVLTTHYMDEAEQLCDRLVVMDGGRIVAEGTPRSLIETWSTREVLELRFDDEDLTPHAEKLDGVADRIEVLPDRLLLYVDDGEEATVAAHQRGVQPLSSLARRSTLEDVFLRLTGRTLVD; the protein is encoded by the coding sequence GTGGGGCGGGACGAGCCGACCGCCGACCCGCTCATCGAGGCCACCGGGCTGCGCAAGCAGTTCGGCGAGTTCACCGCGGTGGACGGCATCGACGTGCAGGTGCAGCGCGGTGAGGCGTTCGGGTTCCTCGGACCGAACGGGGCCGGCAAGTCCTCCACGATGCGGATGATCGGTTGCGTGTCGCCGCCCAGTGGCGGTGAGCTGCGGATCCTCGGGATGGACCCGCGCTCGGACGGCGCCCGGATCCGTGCGCGGCTGGGGGTCGTCCCGCAGCAGGACTCGCTGGACGGTGAGCTGACCGTCCGCGACAACCTGCTCATCTACGGCCGGTACTTCGGCCTCTCGCGCGCCGAGTGCCGGGTGCGAGCGGACGAGCTGCTCGAGTTCGCGAACCTCACCGAGCGAGCCGACGCGATGGTCGAGCCCCTGTCCGGTGGGATGAAGCGCCGGCTGACCATTGCCCGGGCACTCATCAACCGTCCCGAGATCCTGCTGCTGGACGAGCCGACGACGGGACTGGACCCACAGGCGCGACACGTCCTGTGGGACAGGCTGTTTCGGCTGAAGCGACAGGGCGTCACGCTCGTGCTGACCACGCACTACATGGACGAGGCCGAGCAGCTCTGCGACCGGCTGGTCGTGATGGACGGCGGCCGGATCGTCGCCGAGGGCACACCGAGGTCGTTGATCGAGACGTGGTCGACCCGCGAGGTGCTCGAACTGAGGTTCGACGACGAGGACCTCACACCGCACGCCGAGAAGCTAGACGGCGTCGCCGACCGCATCGAGGTCCTGCCGGACCGCCTGCTGCTGTACGTCGACGACGGTGAGGAGGCGACGGTCGCGGCCCACCAGCGTGGCGTGCAGCCCCTGTCCTCGTTGGCCCGACGCAGCACCTTGGAGGACGTGTTCCTCCGCCTCACCGGGCGGACGCTGGTGGACTGA
- a CDS encoding DUF3046 domain-containing protein, whose translation MRHSEFWQLMEEEFGPGYARTVARDQVVAALGGRTAEQALADHVSPRDVWLALCDAMDVPLEHRWGREKNRKAHG comes from the coding sequence GTGCGACACAGCGAGTTCTGGCAGCTGATGGAGGAGGAGTTCGGCCCCGGCTACGCCCGGACCGTGGCCCGCGACCAGGTCGTCGCGGCGCTCGGTGGCCGCACCGCCGAGCAGGCGCTCGCCGACCACGTGTCCCCGCGGGACGTCTGGCTGGCCCTCTGCGACGCCATGGACGTCCCGCTCGAGCACCGTTGGGGTCGGGAGAAGAACCGCAAGGCGCACGGCTGA
- a CDS encoding amino acid ABC transporter ATP-binding protein: protein MTEPETDPPGPAQDRRPFVVLDHVNKHFGELHVLKDVDLTIGEGEVVVVIGPSGSGKSTLCRAINRLETIESGTITLDGAPLPAEGKELAQLRADVGMVFQSFNLFAHKTIRENVTLGPIKVRGLARAEADKRADELLERVGVQAQADKYPAQLSGGQQQRVAIARALAMDPKVMLFDEPTSALDPEMINEVLDVMTSLAKSGMTMIVVTHEMGFARRAADRVVFMADGQIVEQATPEEFFTKPTSDRAKDFLSKILSH, encoded by the coding sequence ATGACCGAGCCAGAAACCGATCCTCCGGGCCCCGCCCAGGACCGCCGCCCGTTCGTCGTGCTGGACCACGTCAACAAGCACTTCGGTGAGCTGCACGTGCTCAAGGACGTCGATCTGACCATCGGCGAGGGTGAGGTCGTCGTGGTCATCGGGCCGTCCGGCTCAGGCAAGTCGACGCTGTGCCGGGCGATCAACCGGCTGGAGACCATCGAGTCCGGCACCATCACGCTGGACGGCGCACCGCTGCCCGCGGAGGGCAAGGAGCTCGCCCAGCTGCGGGCGGACGTCGGGATGGTCTTCCAGTCCTTCAACCTGTTCGCGCACAAGACGATCCGCGAGAACGTCACGCTCGGGCCGATCAAGGTCCGCGGCCTGGCCCGGGCCGAGGCCGACAAGCGCGCGGACGAGCTGCTGGAGCGCGTCGGTGTGCAGGCCCAGGCGGACAAGTACCCCGCCCAGCTCTCCGGCGGGCAGCAGCAGCGGGTGGCCATCGCCCGGGCGCTGGCGATGGATCCCAAGGTGATGCTCTTCGACGAGCCGACGTCCGCCCTCGACCCCGAGATGATCAACGAGGTCCTGGACGTGATGACGAGCCTGGCGAAGTCCGGCATGACGATGATCGTCGTCACGCACGAGATGGGCTTCGCCCGCCGGGCCGCGGACCGGGTCGTGTTCATGGCCGACGGACAGATCGTCGAGCAGGCCACCCCCGAGGAGTTCTTCACCAAGCCGACGTCGGACCGGGCGAAGGACTTCCTGTCCAAGATCCTCAGCCACTGA
- a CDS encoding glutamate ABC transporter substrate-binding protein, translating into MNATRSSIVVAGAVLALAVTGCGKEGTPTSSGSGGGASDACTTSGTTFTPATPTISGSPTFDKIKSAGTVRVGVKADQPNLGYKDASGKRCGFDIEIAQMIAAGLGVDPSKIQYSEIPSANRESAIKGGQIDYYVGTYSITDDRKKIVSFAGPYFVAGQDLLVRKDETAITGKDTLQGKKVCSATGSTPIQRVRDEKLTEDSNIVEFKTYSECVSQLLDSKVDAVTTDDAILKGFAAQNPSKLKVVGKPFSVEKYGIGLPLDDKAMRTAVNALLLKSFQDGTWQKIYDGTLGKSGSAAKPPTLEQ; encoded by the coding sequence ATGAATGCGACACGAAGCTCGATCGTGGTGGCTGGGGCCGTCCTGGCCCTCGCCGTCACCGGGTGCGGCAAGGAGGGCACCCCGACGTCGTCCGGCAGCGGCGGTGGCGCCAGCGACGCCTGTACGACGTCGGGCACCACGTTCACGCCGGCGACGCCGACCATCAGCGGCAGCCCCACCTTCGACAAGATCAAGTCCGCCGGGACCGTGCGGGTCGGCGTCAAGGCGGACCAGCCCAACCTCGGCTACAAGGACGCCAGCGGCAAGCGCTGCGGCTTCGACATCGAGATCGCCCAGATGATCGCGGCTGGCCTCGGCGTCGACCCCTCGAAGATCCAGTACTCCGAGATCCCGTCCGCCAACCGTGAGTCGGCCATCAAGGGCGGCCAGATCGACTACTACGTCGGGACGTACTCGATCACCGACGACCGCAAGAAGATCGTCTCGTTCGCCGGGCCGTACTTCGTGGCCGGTCAGGACCTGCTGGTCCGCAAGGACGAGACCGCGATCACCGGCAAGGACACCCTGCAGGGCAAGAAGGTCTGCTCGGCCACCGGGTCGACGCCGATCCAGCGGGTGCGCGACGAGAAGCTGACCGAGGACTCCAACATCGTGGAGTTCAAGACCTACTCCGAGTGCGTGTCCCAGCTGCTCGACAGCAAGGTCGACGCGGTGACGACCGACGACGCGATCCTCAAGGGCTTCGCGGCGCAGAACCCGAGCAAGCTCAAGGTGGTCGGCAAGCCGTTCTCGGTGGAGAAGTACGGCATTGGGCTGCCCCTGGACGACAAGGCGATGCGTACCGCGGTGAACGCACTGCTGCTCAAGTCGTTCCAGGACGGCACCTGGCAGAAGATCTACGACGGGACGCTCGGCAAGTCCGGCTCTGCCGCCAAGCCCCCGACTCTCGAGCAGTAG
- a CDS encoding ABC transporter permease, with translation MAALALAGVVVERNVLTYRRQWVAFLTGFLEPVFYLFSLGIGLGALIGDVTLANGQTVTYAQFMAPAMLAMSAMNGAVFDATYNMFFKLKYMHTFDAMLATPVGPRDIAIGEMLWSLMRAGCYVVGFLVISVAMGLTTSWWAVLALPAATLIGFVFSAVGMAATTWIRNFQDFDYIQMALVPLTLLSGTFFPVDTYPGALRWLVELSPLYHGVVIERALCLGDVSWSLLGNVAVLLAMGAVGLAVTRRRLAALLLK, from the coding sequence ATGGCCGCCCTCGCCCTGGCCGGGGTCGTGGTGGAGCGGAACGTGCTCACCTACCGCCGCCAGTGGGTGGCGTTCCTCACCGGGTTCCTGGAGCCGGTCTTCTACCTGTTCTCGCTGGGTATCGGCCTGGGTGCACTGATCGGCGACGTGACGTTGGCCAACGGCCAGACGGTCACCTACGCCCAGTTCATGGCGCCGGCGATGCTCGCCATGTCGGCGATGAACGGTGCCGTCTTCGACGCGACGTACAACATGTTCTTCAAGCTCAAGTACATGCACACGTTCGACGCGATGCTGGCCACGCCGGTCGGGCCGCGGGACATCGCGATCGGCGAGATGCTCTGGTCGCTGATGCGCGCGGGCTGCTACGTCGTCGGCTTCCTGGTGATCTCGGTGGCGATGGGGCTGACCACCAGCTGGTGGGCGGTGCTGGCGCTACCGGCCGCGACGCTGATCGGGTTCGTGTTCTCGGCCGTCGGCATGGCGGCGACCACGTGGATCCGCAACTTCCAGGACTTCGACTACATCCAGATGGCGCTGGTGCCCCTGACTCTGCTGTCCGGCACGTTCTTCCCGGTCGACACGTACCCGGGCGCGCTGCGCTGGTTGGTCGAGCTGTCCCCGCTGTACCACGGCGTGGTGATCGAGCGGGCGCTCTGCCTGGGCGACGTGTCCTGGTCGCTGCTGGGCAACGTGGCGGTTCTGCTGGCGATGGGCGCCGTCGGCCTGGCCGTGACGCGTCGCCGACTGGCCGCGCTGCTGCTGAAGTAG
- a CDS encoding regulatory protein RecX: MAPSRQARARGGRPGSPSQPTPGGTADETPDADPESVARSIVLRQLTMAPRSRQQLADKLAQRGAPDDVAERVLDRFESVGLVDDAAFADMLIRSQVASRGLGRRGLAHELRRKGVDDETARAALEQVDDDDEAETARALVARKVRATRGLDRDKRMARLAGMLARKGYPSGLTMTVVREALDADAAATGHPERD; this comes from the coding sequence ATGGCACCTTCACGCCAAGCCCGTGCCCGAGGTGGGCGGCCCGGTTCGCCGAGCCAGCCCACCCCGGGCGGTACGGCGGACGAGACGCCGGACGCCGACCCCGAGTCGGTGGCCCGGTCGATCGTGCTCCGCCAGCTGACGATGGCGCCCCGTAGCCGGCAGCAGCTCGCCGACAAGCTCGCCCAGCGCGGCGCGCCGGACGACGTGGCCGAGCGGGTGCTGGACCGCTTCGAGTCCGTCGGGCTGGTCGACGACGCCGCCTTCGCGGACATGCTGATCCGTTCCCAGGTCGCCTCTCGCGGCCTGGGTCGTCGCGGGCTCGCTCACGAGCTGCGCCGCAAGGGCGTGGACGACGAGACCGCTCGCGCCGCGCTCGAGCAGGTCGACGACGACGATGAGGCCGAGACCGCGCGGGCGCTCGTGGCCCGCAAGGTACGCGCCACCCGCGGGCTGGACCGCGACAAGCGCATGGCTCGGCTGGCGGGCATGCTGGCGCGCAAGGGCTATCCGTCCGGCCTGACCATGACCGTGGTGCGGGAGGCGCTGGACGCCGACGCCGCGGCGACCGGCCACCCCGAGCGGGACTGA
- a CDS encoding amino acid ABC transporter permease: MSTSTVLYDAPGPRAKRRHLGLGVVTSLVVIVLVAVVVWRLLATDQFSQARVAQFQYAEVQRELLRGYVATLKAAAIASVLALLLGAVLAAGRLSDHRFLRLPASTLVELFRAIPLLILMFFFYYGSLEYGLGLSPMWAVILGLMLYNGSVLAEIFRAGIVAVPRGQSEAAYAIGLRKGQVMRQVLLPQAVRSMLPAIISQLVVLLKDTALGFILTYNELLYVAKQIGGRGAFDFPYVLTYLIVAAVYIATCVVLSLLASWLEKRSRRSRRSTTTALLEDAAAPTT, translated from the coding sequence ATGAGTACCTCGACGGTGCTGTACGACGCACCGGGGCCGCGGGCGAAGCGCCGCCACCTCGGGCTCGGGGTGGTCACGTCACTGGTGGTCATCGTGCTCGTGGCGGTCGTCGTGTGGCGGCTGCTGGCGACGGACCAGTTCTCGCAGGCACGGGTGGCGCAGTTCCAGTACGCCGAGGTGCAGCGCGAGCTGCTGCGCGGCTACGTCGCCACCCTCAAGGCGGCGGCGATCGCCTCGGTGCTGGCACTGCTGCTCGGCGCCGTGCTCGCCGCGGGGCGGCTGTCGGACCACCGGTTCCTGCGGCTGCCGGCCTCGACCCTGGTGGAGCTGTTCCGGGCGATACCGCTGCTGATCCTGATGTTCTTCTTCTACTACGGGTCGCTGGAGTACGGGCTGGGGCTGAGCCCGATGTGGGCCGTGATCCTGGGCCTGATGCTGTACAACGGCTCGGTGCTGGCGGAGATCTTCCGGGCCGGCATCGTGGCGGTGCCCCGCGGGCAGTCCGAGGCGGCGTACGCCATCGGTCTGCGCAAGGGCCAGGTCATGCGGCAGGTGCTGCTCCCCCAGGCCGTGCGCAGCATGCTGCCGGCGATCATCAGCCAGCTCGTGGTGCTCCTCAAGGACACGGCGCTGGGCTTCATCCTCACCTACAACGAGCTGCTGTACGTGGCCAAGCAGATCGGCGGGCGCGGGGCCTTCGACTTCCCCTACGTGCTCACCTACCTGATCGTCGCGGCCGTCTACATCGCCACCTGCGTGGTGCTGAGCCTGCTGGCGAGCTGGCTGGAGAAGCGCTCACGCCGGTCGCGCAGGTCCACGACCACGGCACTGCTCGAGGACGCCGCGGCACCGACGACCTGA
- the recA gene encoding recombinase RecA, translated as MPAPADREKALDTALAQIDRQFGKGSVMRLGDEVRAPIEVIPTGSVALDIALGIGGLPRGRVVEIYGPESSGKTTVALHAVANAQKAGGIAAFIDAEHALDPEYAQKLGVDTDALLVSQPDTGEQALEIADMLIRSGALDIIVIDSVAALVPRAEIEGEMGDSHVGLQARLMSQALRKITGALSNSKTTAIFINQLREKIGVMFGSPETTTGGKALKFYASVRLDVRRIETLKDGTDPVGNRTRCKVVKNKMAPPFKQAEFDILYGQGISREGGLIDMGVEQGFVRKSGAWYTYEGDQLGQGKENARSFLRDNPDLTNELEKRIKEKLGIGPRVDAPAEVAVPEAKVDF; from the coding sequence ATGCCCGCTCCCGCAGACCGCGAGAAGGCGCTCGACACGGCGCTCGCGCAGATCGACCGACAGTTCGGCAAGGGCTCGGTCATGCGCCTCGGCGACGAGGTCCGCGCCCCGATCGAGGTGATCCCCACCGGGTCGGTGGCCCTCGACATCGCGCTCGGCATCGGTGGCCTGCCGCGCGGTCGCGTGGTCGAGATCTACGGCCCGGAGTCCTCCGGTAAGACGACCGTCGCGCTGCACGCCGTCGCGAACGCGCAGAAGGCCGGCGGGATCGCGGCCTTCATCGACGCCGAGCACGCGCTCGACCCGGAGTACGCGCAGAAGCTCGGGGTGGACACCGACGCGCTGCTGGTCTCCCAGCCCGACACCGGTGAGCAGGCGCTCGAGATCGCGGACATGCTGATCCGCTCCGGCGCACTCGACATCATCGTCATCGACTCGGTGGCGGCGCTCGTGCCCCGCGCCGAGATCGAGGGCGAGATGGGTGACAGCCACGTGGGTCTGCAGGCGCGGCTCATGTCCCAGGCGCTGCGCAAGATCACCGGCGCCCTGAGCAACTCCAAGACGACGGCGATCTTCATCAACCAGCTGCGCGAGAAGATCGGCGTGATGTTCGGCTCGCCCGAGACGACGACGGGTGGCAAGGCGCTGAAGTTCTACGCGTCCGTCCGGCTCGACGTGCGTCGCATCGAGACGCTGAAGGACGGCACGGACCCGGTCGGCAACCGCACCCGGTGCAAGGTCGTCAAGAACAAGATGGCCCCGCCGTTCAAGCAGGCCGAGTTCGACATCCTCTACGGCCAGGGGATCTCCCGCGAGGGCGGCCTCATCGACATGGGGGTCGAGCAGGGCTTCGTCCGCAAGTCCGGCGCCTGGTACACGTACGAGGGCGACCAGCTGGGTCAGGGCAAGGAGAACGCGCGCTCGTTCCTGCGCGACAACCCCGACCTGACCAACGAGCTGGAGAAGCGCATCAAGGAGAAGCTCGGCATCGGCCCGCGGGTCGACGCGCCTGCCGAGGTCGCCGTGCCCGAGGCCAAGGTCGACTTCTAG
- a CDS encoding L,D-transpeptidase family protein — protein sequence MSGPFVLAAQKKLAALGYWLGTADGEYGSNTSQAVMALQKAAGLGRDGVLGPKTKKALDSGVRPHARTTSGSAIEVDKARQLVLVVSGGQLKYVLNTSTGSGQNYTSDGHTYVAVTPEGRFSVQRQIDGLRVSRLGELWRPKYFTGGYALHGSPSIPGYPASHGCVRLSNSAIDFLWSSGLAPIGRTVWVY from the coding sequence ATGAGCGGACCGTTCGTGCTCGCGGCGCAGAAGAAGCTGGCCGCGCTCGGCTACTGGCTCGGCACGGCCGACGGCGAGTACGGCTCGAACACCAGTCAGGCCGTGATGGCCCTGCAGAAGGCCGCCGGACTCGGCCGGGACGGGGTCCTAGGGCCCAAGACCAAGAAGGCGCTCGACAGTGGCGTGCGCCCGCACGCCCGGACGACGTCCGGGTCCGCCATCGAGGTCGACAAGGCCCGTCAGCTCGTCCTGGTGGTCAGCGGTGGCCAGCTCAAGTACGTGCTGAACACCTCCACCGGGAGCGGGCAGAACTACACCTCGGACGGCCACACCTACGTCGCCGTGACGCCCGAGGGCCGGTTCAGCGTGCAGCGCCAGATCGACGGCCTGCGGGTCAGCCGGCTCGGCGAGCTGTGGCGCCCCAAGTACTTCACCGGCGGGTACGCCCTGCACGGCTCGCCGAGCATCCCCGGGTACCCGGCGTCGCACGGCTGCGTGCGCCTGTCCAACAGCGCGATCGACTTCCTGTGGTCGTCGGGGCTGGCGCCGATCGGTCGCACCGTCTGGGTCTACTGA
- a CDS encoding DUF2277 domain-containing protein has protein sequence MCRSIKTLREPYTHDVGPSDVQAAALQYVRKISGFRQPASHNAEAFQAAVQEVAQATERLLDSLQVRGSAAS, from the coding sequence ATGTGCCGCAGCATCAAGACCCTCCGTGAGCCCTACACGCACGACGTCGGCCCGTCCGACGTCCAGGCCGCCGCGCTGCAGTACGTGCGCAAGATCAGCGGCTTCCGCCAGCCCGCCTCGCACAACGCGGAGGCGTTCCAGGCCGCCGTCCAGGAGGTCGCACAGGCCACCGAGCGGCTGCTGGACAGCCTGCAGGTGCGGGGCTCGGCCGCGAGCTGA
- a CDS encoding amino acid ABC transporter permease gives MSDFLAVLGDNASLFARFFWTTIKLFLIAGVGALVLGTVVASLRVSPVRSMRLFGAGYVNVVRNTPLTLVLVFLGFAAPKLDIPIDYFPAACLGLTLYTAAFVCEAVRSGINTVPTGQAEAARAIGLRFSQVLSLVVLPQALRASIPPLVSVLIALLKNTTIATAVNVLQAGSLPDYLSERGANQLYVNTWIAIIFVALVVPLAVGQRVAERKAAVGR, from the coding sequence GTGTCGGACTTCCTCGCCGTGCTGGGTGACAACGCGTCGCTGTTCGCCCGGTTCTTCTGGACGACGATCAAGCTGTTCCTGATCGCCGGCGTGGGCGCGCTGGTGCTCGGGACGGTCGTCGCGTCGCTGCGCGTGTCGCCGGTGCGCTCGATGCGCCTGTTCGGCGCCGGGTACGTGAACGTGGTGCGCAACACCCCGCTCACCCTGGTGCTGGTCTTCCTGGGGTTCGCGGCGCCGAAGCTCGACATCCCGATCGACTACTTCCCGGCAGCCTGCCTCGGGCTGACCCTGTACACGGCCGCCTTCGTCTGCGAGGCGGTCCGGTCCGGCATCAACACGGTGCCGACGGGTCAGGCCGAGGCGGCCCGGGCGATCGGGCTGCGGTTCAGCCAGGTGCTCTCGCTCGTCGTCCTTCCGCAGGCGCTGCGGGCCAGCATCCCGCCCCTGGTCAGCGTCCTGATCGCGCTGCTCAAGAACACCACGATCGCCACGGCGGTGAACGTCCTGCAGGCGGGGTCCCTGCCGGACTACCTGTCCGAGCGTGGCGCCAACCAGCTGTACGTGAACACTTGGATCGCGATCATCTTCGTGGCGCTCGTGGTGCCGTTGGCGGTCGGGCAACGCGTCGCCGAGCGCAAGGCAGCGGTGGGCCGATGA
- the miaB gene encoding tRNA (N6-isopentenyl adenosine(37)-C2)-methylthiotransferase MiaB, with protein MTDTTTDPTTQPVDIARTYEVRTYGCQMNVHDSERLTGLLEDAGYAPAAEGSTPDVVVFNTCAVRENADNKLYGNLGHLAPTKKQHPGMQIAVGGCLAQKDRGEIVKRAPWVDVVFGTHNIGSLPALLDRARHNEQAQVEILESLEVFPSTLPTKRESAYAGWVSISVGCNNTCTFCIVPSLRGKEKDRRPGEILAEIEALVAEGALEVTLLGQNVNTYGVEFGDRLAFGKLLRSCGAIDGLERVRFTSPHPAAFTDDVLDAMAETPNVMPSLHMPLQSGSDRVLKGMRRSYRSRRFLDIIDSVRARIPDAAITTDIIVGFPGETEEDFQATLDVVREARFASAFTFQYSQRPGTPAADLPDQLPKAVVQERYVRLVALQDEISWAENRAQEGRRLDVLVAEGEGRKDDATHRLSGRAADNRLVHFAVPAHALATGDVPRPGDVATVEVTYGAPHHLVADAALTGGSYAVRRTRAGDAWQARQEAPSTPAGVGLGMPRVGPPVVTPVVQGCR; from the coding sequence ATGACCGACACGACGACAGACCCCACGACCCAGCCGGTCGACATCGCGCGCACGTACGAGGTGCGCACCTACGGCTGCCAGATGAACGTGCACGACTCCGAGCGCCTGACCGGGCTGCTGGAGGACGCCGGGTACGCCCCCGCCGCCGAGGGCAGCACGCCTGACGTCGTCGTGTTCAACACCTGCGCGGTGCGGGAGAACGCGGACAACAAGCTGTACGGCAACCTGGGCCACCTCGCGCCGACCAAGAAGCAGCACCCGGGCATGCAGATCGCGGTCGGTGGCTGCCTCGCGCAGAAGGACCGCGGCGAGATCGTCAAGCGCGCACCCTGGGTGGACGTGGTGTTCGGCACGCACAACATCGGGTCGCTGCCGGCGCTGCTCGACCGCGCCCGGCACAACGAGCAGGCCCAGGTCGAGATCCTGGAGTCGCTCGAGGTCTTCCCGTCGACGCTGCCGACCAAGCGCGAGTCCGCCTACGCGGGCTGGGTGTCGATCAGCGTCGGCTGCAACAACACCTGCACGTTCTGCATCGTGCCGAGCCTGCGCGGCAAGGAGAAGGACCGCCGGCCGGGCGAGATCCTCGCCGAGATCGAGGCGCTGGTCGCCGAGGGTGCGCTCGAGGTGACCCTGCTGGGGCAGAACGTCAACACGTACGGGGTGGAGTTCGGCGACCGCCTCGCCTTCGGCAAGCTGCTGCGGTCCTGCGGCGCCATCGACGGGCTGGAGCGGGTGCGCTTCACCAGCCCGCACCCCGCCGCGTTCACCGACGACGTGCTGGACGCGATGGCCGAGACGCCCAACGTGATGCCGAGCCTGCACATGCCGTTGCAGAGCGGCTCGGACCGGGTGCTCAAGGGGATGCGGCGCTCGTACCGCTCGCGCCGGTTCCTGGACATCATCGACTCGGTGCGCGCCCGCATCCCGGACGCCGCGATCACCACCGACATCATCGTGGGCTTCCCGGGGGAGACCGAGGAGGACTTCCAGGCCACCCTGGACGTCGTCCGCGAGGCGCGGTTCGCCAGCGCGTTCACGTTCCAGTACTCCCAGCGTCCGGGCACGCCGGCCGCCGACCTGCCCGACCAGCTGCCCAAGGCGGTCGTGCAGGAGCGGTACGTGCGGCTGGTCGCGCTGCAGGACGAGATCTCCTGGGCCGAGAACCGTGCCCAGGAGGGCCGGCGGCTCGACGTGCTGGTGGCTGAGGGCGAGGGGCGCAAGGACGACGCGACGCACCGGTTGTCCGGCCGGGCCGCCGACAACCGGTTGGTGCACTTCGCCGTCCCGGCGCACGCGCTGGCAACCGGTGACGTGCCGCGGCCCGGGGACGTCGCCACCGTCGAGGTCACCTACGGCGCACCGCACCACCTGGTCGCCGACGCCGCGCTGACCGGCGGTTCGTACGCCGTGCGCCGGACCAGGGCCGGGGACGCCTGGCAGGCCCGGCAGGAGGCCCCGTCGACCCCGGCGGGCGTCGGCCTGGGCATGCCCCGGGTCGGGCCACCCGTCGTCACGCCGGTGGTCCAGGGCTGCCGGTGA
- a CDS encoding ABC transporter permease, with protein MDATGTISRPGPAPQPVDGGPHPSLRVLEYFVVLSRRTFRGTIFGSFLSPLLYLVAMGYGLGSLVDGASSSGVDGVPYVQFIAPGVLTATAMQTGVFDSSYFVLGAIKWSRQFHAMLATPVGVWDVVTGHLSGTTLRALFSGAVFLAVAAVLGAIPSWTGVFALVAVVLVTLAYAGPMFAIAARAETDTSFTLVFRLGLVPMFLFSGTFFPVDQLPGWMQPIAYVIPLWHGSSLARDATLGTMSLWPDLAHVAYLLLWVVVGAYLAHRTLRRRMVV; from the coding sequence ATGGACGCGACCGGCACGATCTCCCGACCAGGCCCGGCGCCACAGCCCGTGGACGGTGGGCCGCACCCGTCGCTGCGCGTGCTGGAATACTTCGTGGTGCTCTCGCGCCGCACGTTCCGCGGCACGATCTTCGGCAGCTTCCTCTCGCCGCTGCTCTACCTGGTGGCCATGGGCTACGGCCTGGGCTCACTGGTGGACGGGGCCAGCAGCTCGGGGGTCGACGGCGTGCCCTACGTGCAGTTCATCGCGCCGGGCGTCCTGACCGCCACGGCCATGCAGACCGGGGTGTTCGACTCCTCGTACTTCGTGCTCGGTGCGATCAAGTGGAGCCGTCAGTTCCACGCGATGCTGGCCACCCCGGTCGGGGTCTGGGACGTCGTGACGGGCCACCTGTCCGGGACCACGCTGCGCGCCCTGTTCAGCGGGGCCGTGTTCCTGGCGGTCGCCGCGGTGCTGGGCGCCATCCCGTCCTGGACGGGCGTGTTCGCGCTCGTCGCGGTCGTGCTGGTCACCCTGGCCTACGCCGGGCCGATGTTCGCGATCGCCGCGCGCGCTGAGACCGACACGTCGTTCACCCTGGTGTTCCGGCTGGGCCTCGTGCCGATGTTCCTGTTCTCCGGGACGTTCTTCCCGGTCGACCAGCTGCCCGGCTGGATGCAGCCCATCGCCTACGTGATCCCGTTGTGGCACGGGTCCTCCCTGGCCAGGGACGCCACGCTCGGCACGATGTCGCTCTGGCCCGACCTCGCCCACGTGGCGTACCTGCTGCTGTGGGTGGTCGTCGGCGCCTACCTCGCCCACCGCACGCTGCGCCGTCGGATGGTGGTCTGA